Proteins encoded in a region of the Xylocopa sonorina isolate GNS202 chromosome 1, iyXylSono1_principal, whole genome shotgun sequence genome:
- the LOC143433596 gene encoding uncharacterized protein LOC143433596 codes for MKGFRTLVLQDLPYVLPSKGFQNRLVSNYQSPSSQLHTSPSSGRFWNFFEFTVKEEPCRDVKKCPSSKDLVSSTLASSNELDGGSKPASTTMTSTVALNSNLYGYQLDLRSTPMNWLKIQKPLNQENLMSLLDGNPVPKTLKWKLKGYKTLRNEQAGDFAFVPGGKSYDLDVLSRNEFDELVPLSNYQNKVRGKQKTVSSKTEDSGSLLLTPKVIENPEETGRAKDLEGCKQISLHNPNNKGESRTNQEISATPTLGTISAVKMEDVKFLPISKSEIPTSQMKDRTQPSARYSSEPPKKIPKPSAPVFKQSEEKSQVVDATKEAPSMEASTETSTSQSVKIESSLKNEEAPSIAKPSDPTYTQVEENVTSEWSSMENQSIVPNSDPIRTKENGMETHELPPKVPRAKTGDGNHRKKAMQMEGSRSIAENDQQPTTNLQSSTYFAPRPFKRSTPTTSRRESSKLESRLDYESIIGISIKQNPELKITSPSRGQQGRTSPCAATQARLQGGTGSGAPQSHQTGLVGANGSSMGSSGGGSRKPPSSYPPFTTRRSSSNNSCLSKKLEGLSGSRGTTNSKNSSSNISTSSANPARKCREHEERKCPRNRNNRRKCEKERPKCKKESKKICKRYCCPALQTPTDCDYSRFQCPKDKCKNNVKRNERRIDPTCLPPEEDAQEHGREFCTKPQRRRDDCNQSCKRERKCNRERYGRSCDRQLRRRSCQREERRDCSQSEQGGREICTKPRRRDTCKRQRKCEDRDCGRRSAKCTGRRNYTQSACANPAKSTRTIKRCSSLPAFAVPLIGVRSNGETKQNWFGSPSVDRFYGKKAKSSSSCKDSKSDTSCKRPPTKCQTKKSSCDTKKEDPCKTVRGTCGAKKEDPCKKVHSSCDTKKEDPCKKLRASCDTKKKEDPCKKVHSSCDTKKEDPCKKLRASCDTKKKEDPCKKVHSSCDTKKEDPCKKLRASCDTKKKEDPCKKVHSSCDTKQEDPCKKLRASCDTKKKEDPCKKVHSSCDTKKEDPCKKLRASCDTKKKEDPCKKVHSSCDTKKEDPCKKLRASCDTKKKEDPCKKVHSSCDTKKKEDPCKKVSTTSCAAPPKKVDPCKTASKTSCSHTPRKQDPCKTEDNCTKKREQICQDRKKMCSAQSSQSESVKERAERERKEMEECKKGINDIKKKKKKEEKEATPGLERVISPCKQMTNKDSSTCKKFANIDVPFFMNTVSSASVWQDGNKLLSVPSDRLYSTAKITNSDGELGLRTNFWNLNDNDNFDFDEIPSVVVVDNEDEALQDNFESSWFHSWFNSHDGPSLKMKKW; via the exons ATGAAAGGATTCAGGACATTGGTGTTGCAGGATCTTCCTTACGTTTTGCCATCTAAAGGTTTCCAG AACCGGCTCGTTTCGAATTACCAATCGCCGTCGTCGCAACTGCACACGAGTCCTTCTTCCGGTCGATTTTGGAACTTCTTCGAGTTCACTGTCAAGGAGGAACCTTGTCGCGACGTCAAGAAGTGTCCATCGTCGAAGGACCTCGTCTCGTCCACTTTAGCTTCCTCGAACGAGCTCGATGGCGGCTCGAAGCCTGCGTCGACAACGATGACATCCACGGTAGCCTTAAATTCAAACCTGTACGGTTACCAATTGGATCTCAGATCGACGCCCATGAATTGGTTGAAGATTCAGAAACCATTGAACCAGGAGAACTTAATGTCCTTGTTGGATGGGAATCCGGTGCCAAAGACATTGAAATGGAAGTTGAAGGGTTACAAGACTCTTCGAAATGAGCAGGCTGGTGATTTTGCCTTCGTACCAGGAGGAAAATCTTATGATCTCGATGTTCTGTCTCGAAATGAGTTCGACGAATTGGTACCATTGAGCAATTATCAGAATAAAGTGAGAGGTAAGCAAAAAACCGTATCTTCGAAGACAGAAGACAGTGGTAGTTTACTTTTGACGCCAAAAGTAATTGAAAACCCGGAGGAAACGGGACGCGCAAAAGACTTGGAGGGATGCAAGCAGATTTCTTTACACAATCCGAACAATAAAGGAGAGTCTCGTACAAATCAAGAAATTTCCGCGACACCAACGCTAGGTACCATTTCGGCCGTTAAAATGGAGGATGTCAAGTTCTTGCCGATCTCGAAATCAGAGATACCGACGAGCCAAATGAAGGATCGCACGCAACCGTCGGCTCGGTATTCTTCGGAGCCACCCAAGAAAATTCCAAAACCTTCCGCCCCCGTGTTTAAACAAAGCGAAGAGAAATCGCAGGTGGTCGATGCGACGAAAGAGGCACCTTCGATGGAAGCCAGCACAGAAACGAGCACTTCTCAATCTGTAAAAATTGAATCAAGTCTAAAGAACGAGGAGGCTCCATCTATCGCTAAACCTTCAGATCCAACATACACGCAAGTGGAGGAAAACGTTACCTCGGAATGGTCTTCCATGGAGAATCAAAGCATCGTCCCAAACAGCGATCCGATTCGAACGAAGGAAAATGGAATGGAAACCCACGAACTGCCTCCAAAAGTGCCTCGAGCCAAAACAGGAGACGGGAACCATCGAAAGAAGGCAATGCAAATGGAAGGTTCTCGTTCCATCGCTGAAAACGACCAGCAGCCAACCACTAATCTCCAATCGTCCACGTATTTTGCACCGCGGCCATTCAAACGTTCCACTCCGACAACGTCTCGCAGGGAATCGTCCAAACTCGAGAGCAGGCTCGATTACGAATCAATAATTGGAATATCGATTAAGCAGAATCCAGAATTGAAGATAACCAGTCCTAGTCGAGGACAGCAGGGTAGAACCTCACCCTGCGCTGCGACACAGGCTAGGCTCCAAGGTGGTACCGGAAGTGGTGCACCTCAAAGCCATCAGACTGGTCTTGTGGGGGCTAACGGATCGTCGATGGGGAGTTCCGGTGGAGGCTCGCGGAAGCCACCTTCGTCTTATCCGCCGTTCACAACACGAAGATCGTCCTCGAATAATTCTTGTTTGTCGAAAAAGTTGGAGGGTCTTAGTGGGTCACGAGGAACGACCAACTCGAAGAATTCCAGTTCGAACATATCTACATCCAGCGCAAATCCAGCTAGAAAGTGTAGAGAACACGAGGAGAGGAAGTGTCCCAGGAATAGGAACAACAGgcggaagtgcgagaaggagaGGCCTAAGTGCAAGAAGGAGAGCAAGAAGATCTGTAAACGTTACTGCTGTCCTGCGCTCCAGACGCCAACCGATTGCGATTACAGTAGATTCCAGTGCCCGAAGGACAAATGCAAAAATAACGTGAAGAGGAACGAAAGAAGGATAGATCCTACGTGTCTGCCGCCGGAAGAGGACGCGCAGGAACACGGACGGGAATTTTGCACGAAACCGCAGAGAAGGAGGGACGATTGCAATCAATCTTGCAAGAGGGAGAGAAAGTGCAATAGAGAAAGGTATGGA CGTAGCTGCGATCGACAGCTGAGGAGAAGGTCGTGCCAAAGGGAGGAGCGTCGGGACTGTTCGCAAAGTGAACAAGGCGGACGTGAAATTTGCACGAAACCAAGAAGAAGGGACACGTGCAAGCGGCAAAGAAAATGCGAGGATCGAGACTGTGGCAGAAGATCCGCCAAGTGTACCGGAAGAAGGAATTACACTCAATCCGCGTGCGCGAATCCAGCGAAGTCGACGAGAACGATAAAACGCTGCTCGTCCCTGCCAGCTTTTGCTGTCCCTCTGATCGGTGTGAGATCGAACGGAGAAACGAAACAAAATTGGTTCGGTAGCCCGTCCGTAGACCGATTTTATGGGAAGAAGGCGAAATCGTCGTCATCCTGCAAGGACTCGAAGAGTGACACCAGTTGCAAGAGGCCACCAACCAAGTGTCAAACGAAAAAGTCGAGTTGTGACACTAAAAAAGAGGATCCTTGCAAAACAGTGAGAGGAACTTGCGGCGCGAAGAAAGAGGATCCCTGCAAGAAGGTACATTCGAGTTGTGATACGAAAAAGGAGGATCCCTGCAAAAAGCTAAGAGCGAGTTGCGAtacgaagaagaaggaggatCCTTGCAAAAAGGTACATTCGAGTTGTGATACGAAAAAGGAGGATCCCTGCAAAAAGCTAAGAGCGAGTTGCGAtacgaagaagaaggaggatCCTTGCAAAAAGGTACATTCGAGTTGTGATACGAAAAAGGAGGATCCCTGCAAAAAGCTAAGAGCGAGTTGCGAtacgaagaagaaggaggatCCTTGCAAAAAGGTACATTCGAGTTGTGATACGAAACAGGAGGATCCCTGCAAAAAGCTAAGAGCGAGTTGCGAtacgaagaagaaggaggatCCTTGCAAAAAGGTACATTCGAGTTGTGATACGAAAAAGGAGGATCCCTGCAAAAAGCTAAGAGCGAGTTGCGAtacgaagaagaaggaggatCCTTGCAAAAAGGTACATTCGAGTTGTGATACGAAAAAGGAAGATCCCTGCAAAAAGCTAAGAGCGAGTTGCGATACGAAGAAGAAAGAggatccttgcaaaaaagtacaTTCGAGTTGTGACACGAAAAAGAAGGAGGACCCTTGCAAGAAGGTAAGCACGACGAGCTGTGCTGCTCCTCCCAAGAAGGTGGATCCTTGCAAAACTGCGAGTAAGACAAGCTGCAGTCACACACCGAGGAAGCAAGATCCCT GCAAAACCGAAGATAACTGTACCAAGAAACGGGAGCAAATTTGCCAGG ACAGAAAAAAGATGTGCTCCGCGCAGAGCTCCCAATCCGAGTCCGTGAAAGAAAGAGCGGAAAGAGAGCGGAAGGAGATGGAGGAGTGCAAGAAGGGCATCAAcgatataaagaagaagaagaagaaggaagagAAAGAGGCTACGCCCGGTTTGGAACGTGTCATCAGCCCTTGCAAACAGATGACGAACAAGGACTCGAGTACCTGCAAGAAATTCGCGAACATCGACGTCCCCTTCTTTATGAACACTGTGTCGAGTGCCTCCGTGTGGCAAGATGGCAACAAATTGTTGAGCGTTCCTTCGGATCGATTGTATTCCACCGCGAAAATCACTAATTCCGACGGTGAATTGGGTCTGAGGACTAATTTTTGGAATCTCAACGATAACGACAATTTTGATTTCGATGAAATACCCTCGGTGGTAGTGGTGGACAACGAAGATGAGGCACTGCAAGACAATTTCGAGTCGAGCTGGTTCCATTCGTGGTTCAAC TCCCACGATGGTCCATCTTTGAAAATGAAAAAATGGTAA
- the LOC143433531 gene encoding uncharacterized protein LOC143433531, whose protein sequence is MGTVSIDPRSVVARERGAFLGGSRYAARSSNQGPNANEQAPIGILEDHLRGALQSSPSESQEGNGGRLPAQNDESCSEILKFAYPKGKRDERKKSARCKRRAKLISN, encoded by the exons ATGGGAACCGTTTCGATCGATCCTCGATCAGTGGTCGCACGTGAAAGGGGAGCCTTCCTGGGTGGAAGTCGTTATGCCGCGAGATCCTCGAATCAGGGTCCAAACGCGAATGAACAAGCTCCCATCGGAATCCTCGAAGATCATTTACGGGGTGCGTTGCAATCGTCCCCGTCCGAGAGTCAAGAGGGAAATGGTGGACGACTTCCGGCGCAGAACGATGAATCTTGTagtgaaatattgaaattcgCTTATCCAAAGGGAAAACGTGACGAACGAAAGAAATCAGCCCGTTGCAAACGCAGG GCGAAATTAATTAGCAATTAA